One Planctomycetota bacterium DNA segment encodes these proteins:
- the groES gene encoding co-chaperone GroES produces the protein MAKKLNIKPLGDRIVVRRLEAEDRTAGGIVLPDTAKEKPRQGEVVAVGDGALTEEGKHLPMHVKVGDRIVFTSYAGTEIKHADEDLLIMREEDVLGIIQK, from the coding sequence ATGGCGAAGAAGCTGAACATCAAGCCCCTGGGCGACCGGATCGTCGTGCGGCGGCTCGAGGCGGAGGACCGCACCGCGGGCGGCATCGTGCTGCCCGACACGGCCAAGGAGAAGCCCAGGCAGGGCGAGGTGGTGGCCGTGGGCGATGGCGCGCTGACCGAGGAGGGCAAGCACCTGCCCATGCACGTCAAGGTCGGCGACCGCATTGTCTTCACCAGCTACGCCGGCACCGAGATCAAGCACGCCGATGAGGACCTCCTCATCATGCGTGAGGAAGACGTCCTCGGTATCATCCAGAAATAG
- a CDS encoding response regulator — protein sequence MVVDEERAAHPEARRSVLIAEQEERLRRDLGSLFDAEGYETYLAGDDAAAFEIVHHRRIDVVLVQLEIPHRGGLALLRAIRARSGAAVPCVLTAREVSGRVQVSAFLEDAFAVVPKPLDDALLRRVVASALRPRRRV from the coding sequence ATGGTGGTTGACGAGGAGAGAGCGGCGCACCCCGAGGCCCGGCGTTCGGTGCTGATCGCCGAACAGGAGGAGCGCCTGAGGCGCGACCTGGGCTCGCTCTTCGACGCCGAGGGGTACGAGACCTATCTGGCCGGGGACGATGCGGCGGCGTTCGAGATCGTCCATCACAGGCGGATTGACGTGGTCCTGGTGCAACTGGAGATCCCGCACCGCGGAGGGCTGGCGCTGCTGCGGGCCATCCGCGCGCGCAGCGGGGCCGCCGTGCCCTGCGTGCTCACCGCGCGGGAAGTGTCGGGACGTGTTCAAGTGTCTGCGTTTCTTGAGGATGCGTTCGCTGTGGTGCCGAAGCCGCTGGACGATGCGCTCTTGCGGCGGGTGGTGGCCTCAGCGCTCCGGCCGCGCCGGAGGGTCTAA
- the groL gene encoding chaperonin GroEL (60 kDa chaperone family; promotes refolding of misfolded polypeptides especially under stressful conditions; forms two stacked rings of heptamers to form a barrel-shaped 14mer; ends can be capped by GroES; misfolded proteins enter the barrel where they are refolded when GroES binds) has product MAAKKMAFEQDAREAIRLGVSKLAHAVKVTLGPRGRNVVIEKSYGAPTVTKDGVTVAKEIELEEAYENMGSQMVRQVASKTSDVAGDGTTTATVLAEAIFEEGLRNVAAGTNAMAIKRGIEKGVEAVVEELRRMSQKVKGRKEIAQVAAVAANNDPAIGDMLAQAMERVGKDGVITIEEGKAMETAVEWVEGMQFDRGYISAHFVTDPDAMTCELEDPYILIHEEKISAVRDLVPVLEKVAKSGRPLVIIAEDVDGDALATLVVNKLRGILRVCAIKAPGFGDRRKAMLEDIALLVGGKALFNDLGVKLQSVDLRDLGTAKKVVVEKENTTIIQGGGTPEAIKGRIAQIRHEIETTTSDYDREKLEERMAKLAGGVAEVRVGAATEVEMKEKKARIEDALHATRAAVEEGILPGGGVALLRAARCLDKVKAKDDEKVGVEIVRRALRAPVVQIAENAGESGNVVVHRILQENSDTYGYDALADRYGDLVEAGIIDPTKVVRTALQNAASVAGLLLTTDALIAEVPEKKPAPAGPPGGGMGGGMGGMGGGMPGMGGF; this is encoded by the coding sequence ATGGCCGCCAAGAAGATGGCGTTCGAACAGGATGCCCGGGAGGCGATTCGCCTGGGCGTGAGCAAGCTGGCACATGCCGTCAAGGTCACCCTCGGCCCCCGTGGCCGCAACGTGGTGATCGAGAAGAGCTACGGCGCGCCCACGGTCACCAAGGACGGCGTGACCGTGGCCAAGGAGATCGAGCTCGAAGAAGCCTACGAGAACATGGGCAGCCAGATGGTGCGCCAGGTGGCCTCGAAGACGAGCGACGTGGCCGGCGACGGCACCACCACGGCGACCGTGCTGGCCGAAGCGATCTTCGAGGAGGGCCTGCGGAACGTGGCCGCCGGCACGAACGCCATGGCCATCAAACGCGGCATCGAGAAGGGCGTGGAGGCCGTGGTCGAGGAACTCCGCCGCATGAGCCAGAAGGTCAAGGGGCGCAAGGAGATCGCCCAGGTGGCCGCCGTGGCCGCCAACAACGACCCGGCCATCGGCGACATGCTGGCCCAGGCGATGGAGCGCGTGGGCAAGGACGGCGTGATCACCATCGAGGAAGGCAAGGCGATGGAGACCGCCGTGGAATGGGTCGAAGGCATGCAGTTCGACCGCGGATACATCTCCGCCCATTTCGTCACCGACCCGGACGCGATGACCTGCGAGCTCGAGGACCCTTACATCCTCATCCACGAGGAGAAGATCTCGGCGGTGCGCGACCTGGTGCCGGTGCTCGAGAAGGTGGCCAAGAGCGGCCGGCCGCTCGTCATCATCGCGGAGGACGTGGACGGCGATGCGCTGGCCACCCTGGTGGTCAACAAGCTGCGCGGCATCCTGAGGGTGTGCGCCATCAAAGCCCCGGGCTTCGGCGACCGCCGGAAGGCGATGCTGGAGGACATCGCGCTCCTCGTCGGCGGCAAGGCTCTCTTCAATGACCTCGGCGTCAAGCTCCAGAGCGTGGACCTCCGCGACCTGGGCACGGCCAAGAAGGTGGTCGTGGAGAAGGAGAACACCACGATCATCCAGGGCGGCGGCACGCCCGAGGCGATCAAGGGCCGCATCGCGCAGATTCGCCACGAGATCGAGACGACGACCTCCGACTACGACCGCGAGAAGCTCGAGGAGCGGATGGCCAAGCTGGCCGGCGGCGTGGCCGAGGTGCGGGTGGGCGCGGCCACCGAGGTCGAGATGAAGGAGAAGAAGGCGCGCATCGAGGACGCGCTCCACGCCACCCGCGCGGCTGTCGAGGAAGGCATCCTGCCCGGCGGCGGCGTCGCGCTGCTGCGGGCCGCCCGCTGCCTCGACAAGGTGAAGGCCAAGGACGACGAGAAGGTGGGCGTCGAGATCGTGCGCCGCGCGCTCCGCGCGCCCGTGGTGCAGATTGCCGAGAATGCGGGCGAAAGCGGCAACGTGGTGGTCCACCGAATCCTCCAGGAGAACAGCGACACCTACGGGTACGACGCCCTGGCCGATCGCTACGGCGATCTGGTGGAGGCCGGCATCATTGACCCGACGAAGGTCGTGCGCACCGCGCTCCAGAACGCGGCCAGCGTGGCCGGCCTGCTGCTGACGACCGACGCCCTGATCGCCGAGGTCCCCGAGAAGAAGCCCGCGCCGGCCGGCCCTCCGGGCGGCGGCATGGGCGGTGGGATGGGCGGCATGGGCGGCGGAATGCCCGGCATGGGCGGCTTCTAG
- a CDS encoding Gfo/Idh/MocA family oxidoreductase yields MAKVGIGIVGCGGMGAALAQGVAGLDTAAVTAAYDELPERAGELASKHGARACSSLEALVSLDAVDAVVVASPQFAHAEHTIAAARAGKHVFCEKPMAVTLEDCDAMIKACRKAKVKLMIGQVCRYHAVHGKVRELARGGDFGAPICMTVHRLGGQWGGAYTQPWRLQRSLCGGTLLEINAHEIDFLRWVCGEVEAVYATGGFYVDRRLDYPDLALVTLHFASGAKGLLHAGQVSALGGYGGRVDCERGSIVFPAIWGADAGLHLCKTGEKATFLPASQIPVEDPVRHELRDFVDSVLNDTPPPVAGEDGRAAVEIGVAAYQSIECGETVPLPL; encoded by the coding sequence GCGGCGCTGGCGCAGGGGGTGGCCGGGTTGGACACGGCGGCCGTGACCGCGGCCTACGACGAACTCCCCGAGCGGGCCGGCGAGCTGGCCTCGAAGCACGGCGCTCGAGCGTGCAGCAGCCTCGAGGCGCTGGTCTCGCTCGACGCGGTGGATGCCGTGGTGGTGGCCTCGCCCCAGTTCGCCCACGCCGAGCACACGATCGCCGCCGCCCGGGCGGGCAAGCACGTCTTCTGCGAGAAGCCGATGGCGGTGACGCTGGAAGACTGCGACGCCATGATCAAGGCGTGCCGCAAGGCCAAGGTGAAACTGATGATCGGCCAGGTGTGCCGCTACCACGCGGTGCACGGCAAGGTGCGTGAGCTGGCGAGGGGCGGGGACTTCGGGGCGCCCATCTGCATGACGGTGCATCGGCTGGGCGGCCAGTGGGGCGGAGCCTACACGCAGCCCTGGCGCCTCCAACGCAGCCTGTGCGGCGGCACGCTGCTCGAGATCAATGCACACGAGATTGACTTCCTGCGCTGGGTGTGCGGTGAGGTGGAGGCCGTGTATGCCACCGGCGGGTTCTACGTGGACAGGCGGCTGGACTACCCGGACCTCGCTCTGGTGACTCTGCACTTCGCGAGCGGCGCCAAGGGGCTGCTCCACGCGGGACAGGTGAGCGCCCTCGGCGGCTACGGCGGGCGGGTGGACTGCGAGCGCGGCTCGATCGTGTTCCCCGCGATCTGGGGCGCCGACGCGGGGCTGCACCTGTGCAAGACGGGCGAGAAGGCCACCTTCCTCCCTGCGAGCCAGATTCCGGTGGAGGACCCCGTGCGGCACGAGCTTCGGGACTTCGTGGACAGCGTGTTGAACGACACGCCGCCGCCCGTGGCGGGCGAGGACGGGCGAGCCGCCGTGGAGATCGGCGTGGCCGCCTACCAGTCTATCGAGTGCGGCGAGACGGTTCCGCTGCCACTTTGA